One stretch of Lucilia cuprina isolate Lc7/37 chromosome 6, ASM2204524v1, whole genome shotgun sequence DNA includes these proteins:
- the LOC124421048 gene encoding uncharacterized protein LOC124421048 has product MQVFDNTLRRASRRASLRRGSISVLPQKNAEIPWDILERLFMPFLFCHAAAIIISNALHVLNISTVSTFAVFVWFALSTVGAVLFYHFVKSSFICNHSSFLDPNSSI; this is encoded by the exons ATGCAAGTGTTTGATAATACCTTA CGCCGTGCCTCCAGACGCGCCTCTTTGAGACGTGGTTCCATCTCTGTGCTACCACAAAAGAATGCCGAAATTCCTTGGGATATTTTGGAGCGTCTATTCATGCCATTCCTGTTTTGTCATGCCGCCGCCATTATCATTTCCAATGCCTTACATGTCCTGAATATTTCAACGGTTTCAACATTCGCCGTTTTCGTTTGGTTTGCCTTGTCCACCGTGGGCGCTGTTTTGTTCTATCATTTCGTTAAG TCCAGTTTCATCTGCAATCACAGCTCTTTCCTTGATCCCAATTCCTCTATATAA
- the LOC111686778 gene encoding P protein-like — MATGSNKTIKCQRDLIQNHKEFKQTFKDLKKGNQEYNGRNLHLSSIVRQRLRGGMDVATSEDSFSMSDHPEEEYYGRSKQYKLLRRLVKYGQLLVMTICWLTFTYFLMANEEIEYEAITLSVPPGKEGLIVSINQKVIASSLCLRLYGPFTKTTFRFDELQSSHFESPFLWIKLQQVEEDNSIKIVKSILHLHLSEQHNGEWQDIIMVEKIIEDVTLDNGKYQLNFMSNFNGTIPLQVAYQFSMVSKKTGLILGLLLLLIIYIAIMFELVHRTLAGVICSTLAVGIIAAVHLRPTLQIIFNIWGNIDTIMLFFGASLIIELLAETGLQDYLAAVSYELSNGHIWPMLHSPICLRLCEIMQLDCTPILSCLIIAINVGSTLTPISSISNNLISNSPFLTNHQIQFTEFIVHMLPATLLTLAQSYIHLRLQFLDSTKMRNFEPFQQRRLKRLINVWRRASLRMGDYTWDESLARQTVDRRIVNLRKRLKRLGKMPEKPSDFEENVQNLRASYPIKNTTLVIICLLALLITLLFSILSRIDQLIKVSKGWIAILSALLALSLSNYEDIEGMLSRIDWSTMLFFVTLSIIIQVLITLGLLENIGLLLEHFIINVAEEHRLTVAIISIIWISAILTTFIDNVPVADMMMRIIGTLSLNHHINIPIMPLVWSLALGCTLGGNGSIVGAFANIACAGLFYNLASGYASVRPH, encoded by the exons ATGGCAACAGGGagcaataaaacaattaaatgtcaaagagatttaatacaaaatcataaagaatttaaacaaacatttaaggATTTAAAAAAGGGAAAC CAGGAATATAATGGAAGGAATTTGCATTTAAGTAGCATTGTAAGGCAGCGTTTAAGAGGTGGCATGGATGTTGCTACTTCTGAAGATAGTTTTTCTATGAGCGATCATCCTGAGGAGGAATATTATGGCCGATCTAAACAGTATAAGCTACTAAGACGTTTGGTGAAATATGGCCAGCTTTTAGTTATGACTATATGTTGGTTGACCTTCACCTACTTTCTCATGGCCAATGAAGAAATTGAATATGAAGCCATTACCTTGTCTGTGCCGCCAGGTAAAGAAGGTCTTATTGTTAGTATAAATCAAAAAGTGATCGCTTCAAGTTTATGTCTGAGATTATATGGACCTTTTACTAAGACCACTTTTCGTTTCGATGAGCTGCAGTCTAGTCACTTTGAGAGTCCTTTTTTGTGGATTAAATTGCAACAAGTGGAGGAGgataattctattaaaattgtCAAATCTATTTTACATCTACACCTGTCCGAGCAGCATAATGGGGAATGGCAGGATATCATAATGGTGGAAAAGATAATAGAAGATGTTACGTTGGATAATGGCAAATATCAGTTGAATTTTATGAGCAATTTTAATGGAACCATACCCTTACAAGTGGCCTATCAATTTAGCATGGTCTCCAAGAAGACCGGTTTAATATTGggcttattgttgttgcttattatCTATATAGCCATCATGTTTGAGCTGGTGCATCGTACATTGGCAGGAGTAATCTGTTCCACTTTGGCTGTGGGTATTATAGCGGCAGTACATCTGAGACCTACTCTTCAGATAATATTCAATATCTGGGGTAATATTGATACTATTATGTTGTTCTTTGGTGCTTCACTTATTATTGAACTTCTGGCGGAAACCGGTTTGCAAGATTATTTAGCTGCTGTCAGTTATGAACTATCCAATGGTCATATATGGCCCATGTTGCATT CTCCCATTTGTTTGCGTTTATGTGAAATTATGCAATTGGATTGTACTCCCATTCTCAGCTGTCTCATCATAGCCATAAATGTGGGTTCAACCCTCACACCCATTAGTTCCATAAGCAATAATCTGATATCAAACTCACCGTTTTTAACCAATCATCAAATACAATTCACAGAATTCATAGTGCACATGTTGCCCGCCACTTTACTCACGTTGGCTCAGTCGTATATCCATTTAAGATTACAATTCCTTGACTCCACTAAAATGCGTAATTTTGAACCATTTCAACAGCGTCGCCTTAAACGTTTAATAAACGTTTGGCGTAGAGCCTCTCTGCGTATGGGTGACTATACTTGGGATGAAAGTTTGGCGCGACAAACCGTGGATCGTCGTATAGTTAATTTGCGCAAACGTTTAAAACGTTTGGGTAAAATGCCTGAAAAACCCTCAGATTTTGAGGAGAATGTACAAAATCTAAGAGCCAGTTAtcccataaaaaatacaactttaGTAATAATTTGTCTCTTAGCATTGCTAATTACTTTGCTGTTCTCCATTTTATCTCGTATAGATCAACTAATTAAAGTCTCTAAAGGTTGGATTGCTATATTATCCGCCCTACTAGCTTTATCACTCAGCAACTATGAGGATATCGAAGGTATGTTATCGCGCATAGACTGGTCCACAATGCTGTTTTTTGTTACTCTGTCCATCATCATACAAGTCTTAATCACTTTGGGACTCTTAGAAAATATCGGCCTACTACTCGAACATTTCATCATCAATGTCGCTGAAGAGCATCGCTTAACAGTGGCTATAATTTCTATTATATGGATTTCAGCCATTTTAACCACATTCATCGATAACGTTCCAGTGGCTGATATGATGATGCGCATTATTGGCACCTTGTCTTTAAATCACCACATCAATATACCCATTATGCCGCTGGTTTGGTCTCTGGCTTTGGGTTGTACTCTGGGTGGTAATGGTTCGATTGTGGGTGCTTTTGCTAATATAGCTTGTGCTGGT ctattttataatttagcaaGTGGTTATGCTTCTGTTAGACCCCATTAA